In a single window of the Methylococcus sp. Mc7 genome:
- a CDS encoding disulfide bond formation protein B, whose translation MTIPSARTCFFLGFLFCAALLAAALYFQFSGGLEPCPLCISQRIMVLAVALVFLAAALHHPGSAGIRAYAVLGTAVALGGASISGRHVWLMHLPPEEVPECGPGLSYMFRNFPLGDTLKAMLSGTGDCAKVDWTFLGLSMPAWVLICFLGLGAFSLLQWWNAER comes from the coding sequence ATGACCATACCCAGCGCCCGCACCTGTTTCTTCCTCGGCTTCCTGTTCTGCGCCGCCCTGTTGGCGGCCGCGCTTTACTTCCAGTTCTCCGGCGGGCTCGAGCCCTGCCCGTTGTGCATCTCGCAGCGCATCATGGTGCTGGCCGTAGCGCTGGTTTTTCTGGCCGCGGCGCTCCACCACCCAGGCTCCGCCGGAATCCGGGCGTACGCGGTGCTGGGTACGGCTGTGGCTCTAGGCGGCGCCTCGATTTCCGGCCGCCATGTCTGGCTGATGCATCTGCCGCCGGAGGAGGTCCCCGAATGCGGCCCCGGCCTGAGCTACATGTTCCGGAATTTCCCGCTCGGCGACACACTCAAGGCGATGCTGAGCGGCACCGGCGATTGCGCCAAGGTGGACTGGACCTTCCTCGGCCTGAGCATGCCCGCCTGGGTATTGATCTGCTTCCTGGGACTTGGCGCCTTCAGTCTCCTGCAATGGTGGAACGCCGAACGCTGA